Proteins from a genomic interval of Arthrobacter sp. CAN_C5:
- a CDS encoding thioesterase family protein has protein sequence MRWSDMDAYGHINNVQVLRLLEEARIHAFGPPGGTGAEGESPPVAVFSSVEPGTQALVVEHRVRFVDTLDYRNVPVRIDVWVSAVKPASFTLAYRIHDPATGAVCVKAETILAFVDTNLGSLLRLTAEQKRALAPYQGSPLFA, from the coding sequence ATGCGGTGGTCCGATATGGACGCCTATGGGCACATAAACAATGTACAGGTTTTACGCCTGCTGGAGGAAGCGAGGATCCACGCTTTTGGGCCTCCTGGGGGCACCGGAGCCGAGGGGGAGTCACCGCCCGTTGCCGTGTTTTCCTCAGTGGAACCGGGCACCCAGGCCCTTGTCGTCGAGCATCGCGTGCGGTTTGTGGACACGCTCGATTACAGGAATGTTCCGGTACGCATCGATGTGTGGGTCAGCGCAGTGAAGCCGGCCAGTTTCACTCTCGCCTACCGGATCCACGACCCAGCGACGGGCGCTGTCTGCGTGAAGGCCGAAACAATCCTCGCTTTCGTGGACACGAACCTGGGGAGCCTGCTCCGGCTGACCGCCGAGCAGAAGCGCGCGCTGGCCCCCTACCAAGGCAGCCCACTGTTCGCTTGA
- a CDS encoding transglycosylase family protein — translation MKNQKFSTTARRGVAVIALAGLGLGASAGVANAAPASTWDALAQCESGGNWGINTGNGFSGGLQFTPSTWAGFGGQGAPQDASREQQIAVAENVLQGQGWGAWPACSAKLGLSGGANPSAQPMQQAPVVQAPVQAQAQQIQPQVVQAPVVQAPVAQAPVAQAPVAQAPVVQAPVAQAPVAQAPVAAPALSGDTYTIQSGDTLSTIAEKLGVVGGWQALYEANSSTVIHADLIFTGDVLQLPAK, via the coding sequence ATGAAGAACCAGAAATTCAGCACTACCGCGCGCCGCGGCGTCGCAGTCATCGCCCTCGCAGGCCTCGGCCTCGGAGCATCGGCAGGAGTTGCCAACGCAGCCCCCGCCAGCACCTGGGACGCCCTCGCTCAGTGCGAGAGTGGCGGCAACTGGGGCATCAACACCGGAAACGGCTTCTCCGGCGGCCTGCAGTTCACTCCATCCACCTGGGCCGGCTTCGGCGGTCAGGGTGCTCCCCAGGACGCCAGCCGGGAGCAGCAGATCGCTGTAGCAGAAAACGTACTGCAGGGTCAGGGCTGGGGCGCATGGCCAGCATGCTCGGCCAAGCTTGGCCTGAGCGGTGGCGCCAACCCATCAGCCCAGCCAATGCAGCAGGCACCTGTTGTCCAGGCACCGGTTCAGGCGCAGGCACAGCAGATTCAGCCTCAGGTTGTTCAGGCACCTGTCGTCCAGGCCCCAGTAGCGCAGGCACCCGTAGCCCAGGCCCCAGTGGCTCAGGCTCCCGTTGTGCAGGCACCCGTAGCCCAGGCCCCAGTGGCTCAGGCTCCAGTAGCAGCTCCCGCACTCAGCGGTGACACCTACACGATCCAGTCCGGCGACACCCTCAGCACCATCGCCGAGAAGCTCGGCGTCGTCGGTGGCTGGCAGGCCCTGTACGAAGCCAACTCCAGCACAGTGATCCACGCTGACCTCATCTTCACCGGTGACGTCCTGCAGCTCCCGGCCAAGTAG